In one window of Pseudodesulfovibrio sediminis DNA:
- the qatD gene encoding Qat anti-phage system TatD family nuclease QatD, giving the protein MVDLHCHIDLYPDPLRIVEQINQTKTYVLAVTTTPKAWRGTCRIVSKCPRIKPALGLHPQLAHSRKNELPLFEALMDETKYIGEVGLDGSKEFKDHLPEQEIVFSRILELCEQSEGKVLSVHSRGATQKVLDLIEQHPYCGHVVLHWFTGSKKDAKRAIDLGCWFSVNAAMLQSQRAKSVFETIPKDHIVTESDGPFILDKDKPSSPLSIGNTVQLIADIWQTNLPTTDSIIIENLNAILDI; this is encoded by the coding sequence CTGGTTGATTTACACTGCCACATAGATTTGTATCCGGACCCTTTAAGGATAGTAGAGCAAATCAACCAGACTAAAACCTATGTTCTAGCTGTGACGACTACACCCAAGGCGTGGAGGGGAACATGTCGAATCGTAAGCAAATGTCCAAGGATCAAGCCAGCTCTGGGGCTTCATCCGCAGCTTGCGCATTCCAGAAAAAATGAACTCCCTCTATTTGAAGCACTGATGGACGAAACAAAATATATCGGAGAAGTTGGATTAGATGGCTCCAAAGAATTCAAAGACCATCTCCCTGAACAGGAAATTGTTTTTTCAAGAATCTTAGAACTCTGCGAACAGTCCGAAGGAAAAGTATTAAGTGTTCACAGTAGAGGAGCCACTCAAAAAGTATTAGACCTTATTGAGCAGCACCCCTACTGCGGACATGTTGTATTGCATTGGTTTACAGGTTCAAAAAAAGACGCAAAACGAGCAATAGACCTTGGTTGTTGGTTCTCAGTAAATGCTGCAATGCTTCAATCTCAAAGGGCAAAATCTGTCTTCGAAACAATTCCAAAAGATCATATTGTCACTGAGTCAGATGGTCCTTTTATTTTAGACAAAGACAAACCTTCCTCCCCATTAAGTATTGGCAACACCGTTCAATTGATTGCTGATATTTGGCAAACCAATCTGCCAACAACTGATTCAATAATAATTGAAAACCTCAATGCCATTTTAGACATTTAG
- a CDS encoding class I SAM-dependent methyltransferase, translating into MTQFGRTFRLICSEKTTVLVEGLLEAQGFAFEPEPFYGFARRLTHEPFPLGESLAARFGLIYIQDRSSMLPPLTLDPPRGASVLDMCSAPGSKTSLLSRLVGRDGFVFASELSADRLSTLRANLRRTSSANAVTAKAMAQDLPFPEESWDYIQLDPPCSGWGTVDKNPKVMELWSSSKTAPLVTLQKTLLEKAAGLLRSGGEVLYSTCTTNIEENEEQVAWALDAFNLELVPLVEPKGFVFGAPMLSGMDGVLRVSIDSAGQGFFLAKFRKTGEPSAIDGPGVQKRELPGRRLNLAKMTGGDQIDLTRLPPGEAYEFGGKVFFLHERALDGIPGTIRWQGFPLGKVAGKGEREKFKPGVQARVLLPEDPDDGRLDTFNVEDTSILEKLFTGQSVSFRQGKGPVGLYYRGLPLGWLSRKGSRLLWSAK; encoded by the coding sequence GTGACGCAATTTGGACGAACATTCAGGCTGATTTGCTCCGAAAAAACGACTGTGCTTGTGGAGGGACTCCTTGAAGCGCAGGGGTTTGCCTTTGAACCTGAGCCATTCTACGGTTTTGCCCGCAGGCTGACGCATGAGCCTTTCCCCCTTGGTGAAAGCCTCGCGGCTCGTTTTGGCCTCATTTACATCCAAGATCGTTCCTCCATGTTGCCGCCCTTGACGCTTGATCCCCCTAGAGGGGCCAGCGTTCTGGACATGTGTTCAGCGCCCGGGAGCAAGACCAGCCTGCTTTCGCGACTGGTGGGACGGGACGGGTTCGTGTTTGCTTCGGAGCTGTCAGCAGACAGGCTGAGTACGCTCCGGGCCAACTTGCGCCGCACCAGCTCTGCCAACGCCGTGACCGCCAAGGCCATGGCCCAGGATCTTCCGTTTCCCGAAGAGTCCTGGGATTACATCCAGCTTGACCCTCCATGCAGCGGTTGGGGGACCGTGGACAAGAACCCCAAGGTCATGGAGTTGTGGTCCAGCTCCAAGACCGCGCCTCTGGTCACCTTGCAAAAGACACTCCTGGAAAAGGCCGCCGGACTGCTCCGTTCTGGCGGGGAAGTGCTGTATTCGACCTGCACGACGAATATTGAGGAGAACGAAGAGCAGGTTGCCTGGGCGCTGGATGCGTTCAACCTAGAGCTGGTACCGCTTGTCGAGCCAAAAGGGTTTGTTTTTGGTGCCCCCATGCTTTCGGGGATGGATGGTGTCTTGCGCGTGTCCATCGACTCCGCAGGCCAGGGTTTTTTTCTGGCAAAATTTCGCAAGACAGGAGAACCGAGTGCAATTGACGGCCCGGGTGTGCAAAAAAGGGAGCTGCCGGGCAGGCGGTTGAACCTCGCAAAGATGACCGGCGGCGATCAGATAGACCTGACACGGCTCCCCCCGGGCGAGGCGTATGAGTTTGGAGGCAAGGTCTTTTTTCTGCACGAGAGGGCTCTGGATGGCATACCAGGGACAATCCGCTGGCAGGGGTTTCCCCTTGGCAAGGTGGCGGGCAAAGGAGAGCGGGAGAAATTCAAACCCGGTGTACAGGCCAGAGTTTTGCTGCCGGAAGACCCGGATGATGGACGCTTGGACACATTCAATGTCGAAGACACGTCGATTTTAGAGAAGCTTTTCACAGGGCAGAGTGTCAGTTTCAGGCAGGGAAAAGGGCCGGTTGGACTCTATTATAGAGGCTTGCCTCTGGGGTGGTTGTCCAGAAAAGGGAGTCGTCTTTTGTGGTCTGCCAAATAG
- a CDS encoding TRAP transporter substrate-binding protein, with protein sequence MRKLMTLLTFSIVLTGLLAATAMAGTTLTYANFPSAPTFPCVQMEHWKTEVEKRTDSAVAVQTFPGSTLLGAKNMLRGVQTGQADIGCISTAYYPGVFPLMSVVNLPVAFTSTEVASMVMWDLFQKYQPEEFKDVKVLTMFTSAPSHVMSKTPVKTLADLKGLELRASGTILEILDNLGARGVGMPMSQTPESLQKGVVKGLVSSFDVLKDMNFAEQCRYETITNLPVYPFAVIMNKAKWDSLPAETQKVLDDLGREQAQWTGKYLDAYTKEALAWSKDKYQVEVFELTAAEHATIKKQTAPRIKAWKAEATKAGLDADAILAEMLALKTQYEAAQ encoded by the coding sequence ATGCGAAAATTGATGACCCTGCTGACCTTCAGCATTGTACTGACCGGATTGCTGGCTGCAACAGCCATGGCCGGTACGACCCTGACGTATGCCAACTTCCCGTCGGCTCCGACCTTCCCGTGCGTCCAGATGGAACACTGGAAAACCGAGGTCGAAAAACGGACCGACAGCGCGGTCGCAGTACAGACGTTCCCCGGCTCCACGCTGCTGGGTGCCAAGAACATGCTGCGCGGCGTCCAGACCGGACAGGCAGACATCGGCTGTATCTCCACTGCCTACTACCCCGGCGTGTTCCCGCTCATGTCCGTCGTCAACCTGCCCGTGGCCTTCACGTCCACCGAGGTGGCCAGCATGGTCATGTGGGACCTGTTCCAAAAATATCAGCCCGAGGAGTTCAAGGACGTCAAGGTCCTGACCATGTTCACCTCGGCGCCTTCGCATGTCATGAGCAAGACTCCGGTGAAAACACTGGCCGACCTCAAGGGGCTGGAACTGCGTGCCTCCGGCACCATCCTGGAGATCCTCGACAACCTGGGCGCACGCGGCGTGGGCATGCCCATGTCCCAGACCCCCGAATCACTGCAGAAAGGCGTGGTCAAGGGACTGGTTTCCTCCTTCGATGTCCTCAAGGACATGAACTTTGCGGAACAGTGCCGGTACGAAACCATCACCAACCTGCCGGTGTATCCCTTTGCCGTCATCATGAACAAGGCCAAGTGGGACTCCCTTCCGGCCGAAACCCAAAAAGTCCTCGACGACCTCGGCCGCGAACAGGCCCAATGGACCGGCAAGTATCTGGACGCCTACACCAAGGAAGCCCTGGCATGGTCCAAGGACAAATACCAGGTGGAAGTCTTTGAGCTGACCGCCGCCGAACACGCCACAATCAAAAAGCAGACAGCTCCGCGCATCAAGGCGTGGAAGGCGGAAGCGACCAAAGCCGGTCTCGATGCCGACGCCATTCTTGCCGAAATGCTCGCTCTCAAGACTCAATACGAAGCCGCTCAATAA
- a CDS encoding tyrosine-type recombinase/integrase, which yields MPYKQKKNGKTVWMAQVKIDGKKLRRQFTKKEDAKRWEIERKDQAALPPEPTIPTTSFLEWATLYLDHSVRYSPKTYSEKKSALKRLLKAVQPDADVQTFRKVDALKHLQKLFKKRSGYSVNKERKNMAAAWNFGIKFLEGFPAVNPFLAVPRFPEVRQNRYVPPEKDFRKVLDHSEGQDKVMLMTFLHTAARRGELYKLQWKDVDFGGKRLRLGTKKRQDGSMEYEWLPMTDELFNTLLAHRQEAINEWVFTQSSGRCEGKPYTENRGFPQKLCESAGVKPFGCHAIRHLTASILANNNVPMIAIQQILRHKKLATTERYVRGMEPIRPHLKILEGGLNIGPTSGPTRLENDWQKKKDLKLTA from the coding sequence ATGCCTTACAAGCAAAAGAAGAACGGGAAGACCGTTTGGATGGCGCAAGTCAAAATAGACGGCAAGAAACTACGACGACAGTTCACCAAGAAAGAAGATGCGAAGAGATGGGAAATCGAACGAAAGGATCAGGCGGCACTACCGCCAGAACCGACGATCCCCACGACCTCCTTTCTTGAGTGGGCAACGCTCTATCTGGACCATTCAGTCAGGTACAGCCCAAAGACTTACAGCGAAAAGAAAAGTGCATTAAAACGGCTTCTCAAGGCTGTCCAGCCTGATGCAGATGTTCAGACATTCCGCAAAGTGGACGCATTGAAGCACCTTCAGAAGCTCTTCAAAAAGCGTAGCGGATACTCTGTTAACAAAGAGCGGAAAAATATGGCTGCAGCTTGGAACTTTGGAATCAAATTCCTTGAAGGCTTCCCTGCTGTGAATCCATTCTTGGCAGTTCCTCGTTTTCCAGAGGTACGACAAAACCGATATGTTCCACCTGAAAAGGACTTCAGAAAGGTACTTGATCATTCTGAAGGCCAAGACAAAGTCATGCTCATGACCTTTCTGCATACGGCAGCAAGGCGCGGTGAGCTCTATAAACTTCAATGGAAGGATGTTGACTTTGGCGGGAAGCGTCTTCGGCTTGGAACCAAGAAGAGACAAGATGGCTCTATGGAATATGAATGGCTCCCCATGACGGACGAGCTCTTCAACACCCTGCTTGCTCATAGGCAAGAGGCCATCAATGAATGGGTCTTCACACAGTCCTCAGGGCGGTGTGAGGGCAAACCTTATACCGAGAACCGAGGATTCCCCCAAAAGCTCTGTGAGAGCGCAGGGGTAAAGCCCTTTGGTTGCCATGCCATTAGGCACCTTACAGCATCCATACTTGCAAATAATAATGTGCCCATGATCGCTATCCAGCAAATCCTGCGGCACAAGAAACTCGCGACCACCGAGAGGTACGTCCGAGGCATGGAACCGATCAGGCCCCACCTGAAAATATTGGAAGGCGGCTTGAACATCGGGCCCACCAGCGGGCCCACCAGACTGGAAAACGATTGGCAAAAGAAAAAGGACCTTAAGCTAACTGCTTAA
- a CDS encoding intermembrane phospholipid transport protein YdbH family protein: MSAALGKRVLKWTLLITPWLLALLLAAGWGLTVWTPGYLEKLVPQLAAEMAIPLTEFQIRNAGLFSADIGPVQIGEGNNSVRLANVHVTYTPASLKQGQVNSVELDGVTLSCQYDGTTLIIPALDLLPQSQGDASANNAIPDLPFERLVLRDSTLHCDIKGEPLSIPFSATISPGTVLDFQVDLSLRDQAVEVTGSLGPTLDDLGIRLVTPRFRLGALADFMPIPISGDMALDCSAVVDLANPGMLTADFDATMTQADLSGLNVTLKKDEAIHLKGSLADKEITFSMDEVAVAAPYPATVGIRYGMISSESLSAQFTLDGAGAKMGGRFDANRNGELWDVSLTAANPENITLNIDGRQLHLATLIFSLQGTATPEQADMVLNCATKGAALGNTGFRSGPLRLTLPLKWPAPERHTPGTVTMHSLRMDKRMLGNVSATVRQQGTNVTYNGVLKTNLLPGLRVRLSGLTSLVSSNVTAQFAIKDYALPKGFTPSSIVPDAGDMTVAGKLNVNGAVKVDIDGVQSTVQATFSDGEVLLAGGQTSISGINLSFNSPELHPLRSGPAQELTFTSLKSGAIDVTNGKIIYQLEPGGIILFEQAGFNWAGGHVSSRAFRITPGSQKYDITMFCSELKLSAILAQLGLAQAEGEASLSGELPVSWERGKITFNKGFLHSTPGESGTIQVEAMADLVAAIPEGTPQRGQIELAQAAVKNFEYKWVRIKADTVGEDLVVRLSVDGKPAGTLPFVYKKEFGGFMKVTGNVQGSNFQGIRLDVNFSVPLDRILLYKDIVNMIE; this comes from the coding sequence ATGTCCGCTGCACTTGGCAAACGTGTCCTGAAATGGACCCTCCTGATCACTCCATGGCTGCTCGCGCTTCTGCTGGCAGCGGGCTGGGGGCTGACCGTGTGGACTCCGGGATATCTGGAGAAACTGGTCCCCCAACTGGCTGCGGAGATGGCCATCCCCCTGACCGAATTCCAGATCCGCAACGCAGGGCTGTTTTCCGCTGATATCGGTCCTGTACAGATAGGCGAGGGCAACAACAGTGTCCGGCTCGCCAACGTGCATGTCACGTATACCCCGGCCTCGCTCAAACAGGGGCAGGTCAACTCCGTGGAACTGGACGGCGTGACACTGTCCTGCCAGTACGATGGCACCACCCTCATTATCCCGGCCCTTGATCTCCTGCCACAATCACAGGGTGACGCGTCCGCGAACAACGCCATCCCCGATCTTCCCTTCGAGCGTCTGGTGCTGCGGGACTCCACCCTCCATTGCGATATCAAGGGCGAACCGCTCTCCATCCCCTTTTCCGCCACGATCTCCCCCGGCACGGTCCTCGACTTTCAGGTAGACTTGAGCCTCCGCGATCAGGCGGTGGAGGTCACAGGCTCCCTCGGCCCCACGCTCGACGATCTCGGCATCCGTCTGGTCACCCCCCGGTTCCGCCTCGGCGCCCTGGCCGATTTCATGCCCATCCCCATCAGCGGAGACATGGCGCTCGACTGCTCTGCCGTAGTTGATCTGGCCAATCCGGGCATGCTCACAGCCGACTTTGACGCCACCATGACACAGGCCGACCTCTCCGGACTGAACGTGACCCTCAAAAAAGACGAGGCCATCCACCTCAAGGGCAGCCTGGCAGATAAAGAAATCACCTTTTCCATGGATGAAGTGGCTGTTGCCGCACCCTACCCCGCTACCGTGGGCATCCGGTACGGGATGATCTCCAGCGAATCCCTGTCCGCCCAATTCACGCTGGATGGTGCCGGGGCAAAGATGGGCGGGCGGTTCGACGCCAACCGGAACGGCGAGCTCTGGGATGTTTCCCTGACCGCCGCCAACCCTGAAAACATCACCCTGAATATTGATGGCCGCCAGCTCCACCTGGCAACGCTCATTTTCTCCCTTCAAGGGACCGCCACCCCGGAACAGGCCGACATGGTCCTCAATTGCGCCACCAAAGGAGCGGCACTGGGCAACACCGGTTTTCGATCAGGCCCCTTGCGGCTCACCCTGCCGCTCAAATGGCCCGCGCCCGAGCGGCACACCCCCGGCACAGTGACCATGCACTCCCTGCGCATGGACAAACGCATGCTCGGCAACGTCTCAGCCACAGTCCGCCAGCAGGGAACCAACGTGACCTACAACGGTGTCCTGAAAACCAATCTCCTGCCCGGTCTGCGCGTTCGACTCTCCGGCCTGACCTCATTGGTGAGCAGCAACGTCACCGCACAATTCGCCATCAAGGACTATGCGCTGCCAAAGGGGTTCACCCCCTCGTCCATTGTCCCGGACGCGGGCGATATGACCGTGGCCGGAAAGCTGAACGTCAACGGGGCCGTCAAGGTCGATATTGACGGTGTCCAATCCACTGTGCAGGCCACCTTTTCCGACGGCGAAGTGCTGCTGGCCGGGGGGCAGACGTCCATCTCCGGCATCAACCTCTCCTTCAATTCACCGGAACTGCATCCTCTGCGAAGCGGTCCGGCACAGGAGCTGACCTTCACCTCCCTCAAGTCGGGCGCCATTGACGTCACTAACGGAAAGATCATCTACCAACTGGAGCCAGGCGGGATCATCCTCTTTGAACAGGCCGGGTTCAACTGGGCGGGCGGCCATGTCTCCAGCCGGGCTTTCCGCATAACGCCGGGGTCGCAAAAATATGACATCACCATGTTCTGCTCCGAACTCAAGCTGTCGGCGATACTGGCGCAGCTGGGCCTGGCTCAGGCCGAGGGCGAAGCCTCGCTCTCCGGCGAGCTGCCCGTGTCGTGGGAGCGTGGCAAGATCACCTTCAACAAGGGCTTCCTGCACTCCACTCCGGGCGAAAGCGGCACCATTCAGGTAGAGGCCATGGCCGACCTGGTGGCTGCCATTCCCGAAGGCACCCCTCAGCGCGGCCAGATAGAGCTGGCGCAGGCGGCCGTGAAGAATTTCGAATACAAGTGGGTACGCATCAAGGCGGACACCGTGGGGGAAGATCTGGTAGTGCGCCTCTCAGTTGACGGCAAACCGGCCGGGACATTACCCTTTGTCTACAAAAAGGAGTTCGGCGGATTCATGAAGGTCACAGGCAATGTTCAGGGGTCGAACTTTCAGGGCATCCGGCTGGATGTGAATTTCAGCGTACCCTTGGACCGCATTTTGCTTTATAAGGATATTGTCAACATGATCGAATAG
- a CDS encoding TRAP transporter large permease, with protein MDPITAGIVGTLLLLVSIFLLRIPVGFAMGIIGFGGFAYVLNWNAATGMLGTEMWNVFSKYGLTVIPLFILMGQICFYSGVNERLYKSAYAWMGQIKGGIAMTTVLACAGFAAICGSNSATAATMSTVALPEMKKFKYNPILSTGSVAAGATLGVVIPPSVVLIIIGLQTSQSIAKLFVGGMIPGVLLTLLFLATIWYLCKKNPDWGPAGPRTTLVEKLKSLPGSIEMVILFFLVMGGLFLGLFTPTEAGAAGAALALLIATISGKMSWKKFTMAINDSIKISCMIMVIVLGAVLFGRFLAVTRLPFEAAGWVAGLPVPPLAIIMVICLIYVIGGMVMDALALLLVTIPIFFPVVTAMGYDPLWFGVLITVVTTMGAITPPVGVNTFIVASMAKDVPMTDVFRGVTYFMVSYVICVAIMMLFPALITFLPSLM; from the coding sequence ATGGATCCGATCACTGCCGGAATCGTCGGCACCCTTCTCCTGCTGGTCTCGATATTTCTATTACGCATCCCCGTGGGATTTGCCATGGGCATCATCGGCTTCGGTGGGTTCGCCTACGTCCTCAACTGGAACGCGGCCACAGGCATGCTCGGCACCGAGATGTGGAATGTCTTTTCCAAATACGGCCTGACCGTCATCCCCCTGTTCATTCTGATGGGCCAGATATGCTTCTACTCCGGGGTCAATGAACGCCTCTACAAGTCGGCCTACGCCTGGATGGGGCAGATCAAAGGCGGCATCGCCATGACCACGGTCCTGGCCTGCGCCGGATTCGCGGCCATCTGCGGTTCCAACTCGGCCACCGCCGCCACCATGAGCACCGTGGCCCTGCCGGAAATGAAGAAATTCAAGTACAACCCGATCCTGTCCACTGGTTCAGTGGCCGCAGGAGCGACCCTCGGCGTGGTCATTCCGCCATCAGTGGTCCTGATCATCATCGGATTGCAGACCAGCCAGTCCATTGCCAAACTCTTCGTGGGCGGCATGATTCCCGGCGTCCTGCTGACGCTCCTTTTCCTGGCGACCATCTGGTATCTGTGCAAGAAAAACCCAGACTGGGGTCCGGCCGGTCCCAGGACCACTCTGGTCGAAAAGCTCAAGTCCCTGCCCGGCTCCATTGAAATGGTCATTCTCTTTTTTCTGGTCATGGGAGGATTGTTCCTCGGTCTGTTCACCCCCACCGAAGCGGGCGCGGCAGGTGCGGCGCTGGCCCTGCTCATCGCCACCATCTCGGGCAAGATGAGCTGGAAAAAATTCACCATGGCGATCAATGACTCCATCAAGATTTCCTGCATGATCATGGTCATCGTCCTGGGCGCGGTCCTGTTCGGCCGCTTCCTGGCCGTGACCCGGCTCCCCTTCGAGGCCGCGGGTTGGGTCGCCGGGCTGCCCGTGCCGCCCTTGGCCATCATCATGGTCATCTGCCTGATCTACGTCATCGGCGGCATGGTCATGGACGCCCTCGCGCTCCTGCTGGTGACCATCCCGATCTTTTTCCCCGTGGTCACGGCCATGGGCTACGATCCCCTGTGGTTCGGCGTGCTCATCACGGTCGTCACCACCATGGGCGCCATCACGCCGCCGGTCGGAGTCAACACCTTTATCGTGGCCTCCATGGCCAAGGACGTCCCCATGACGGACGTCTTCAGGGGCGTAACCTATTTCATGGTCTCCTACGTCATCTGCGTGGCCATCATGATGCTGTTTCCGGCTTTGATCACCTTCCTGCCAAGCTTGATGTAA
- a CDS encoding TRAP transporter small permease, giving the protein MIDILDTISGILAKILTGLAGVFLVAMMLLACANMVLRAVWVPVQGTFELMGFMGAVVAAFSLAFAQRKKAHIAVGMLLSRFPAPIRRLADAATSAASCAFFALIGLETWKWGSFLVTTNEVSETLQIVYYPFVFAAAFGCFALAFVLVVDTLKTLTAEKVA; this is encoded by the coding sequence ATGATAGACATACTGGACACGATCTCCGGCATCCTCGCCAAGATCCTCACTGGCCTGGCCGGCGTTTTTTTGGTGGCCATGATGCTGCTGGCCTGTGCCAACATGGTACTTCGGGCCGTGTGGGTTCCGGTACAGGGCACATTTGAACTCATGGGATTCATGGGAGCGGTGGTCGCCGCCTTCTCACTGGCGTTTGCCCAACGCAAAAAGGCGCATATCGCCGTGGGCATGCTGCTCTCCCGTTTTCCCGCACCAATCCGTCGACTTGCCGACGCCGCCACCAGCGCGGCATCCTGTGCCTTCTTCGCCCTGATCGGGCTGGAGACATGGAAATGGGGGAGCTTTCTGGTAACCACAAACGAAGTCTCGGAGACGCTCCAGATCGTGTACTACCCCTTTGTGTTCGCCGCCGCTTTCGGGTGCTTTGCCCTAGCCTTTGTGCTGGTGGTGGATACCCTTAAAACACTGACCGCTGAGAAGGTGGCGTAA
- a CDS encoding FG-GAP repeat domain-containing protein, whose translation MAKRHTFTALTVFMAVLIMAASAMAQGTRSFAVLPFKYNGPQKYSYYSKAFQSSLNSKLEWIGHVEQSHQNLSEVTFPANKADALNSLRALNLDHLVYGDIAILNRKAHLKLEVTSKDGNSWLQKGEMDIDEIVPWLDEQSRIIQGDIFNRPGYGTQVETKKAEAVAQQGPTASPFIQGGNDATAAATLNPQFRYEGGTSSTGRWRSQSLRYSSYSMAIADGDADGQNEVFILQKSAISAYRFKEGQLQHLTTFELPANTSNMRLEIADLNRDGLPEFVIGAYQIEKQEAIKAPRGQARSSILSFDGGKFKYIVKKYNKFLGVLRIPPTYMPILVAQKKGTRHLFDQRMYEAFIKGDTVELGQKIHTPPFGNVYNMIYMPQELGYNYVVINDSHKLVTYNQTMERLNETDATYNSSGTAIVIADLMPGMGGGVTEERKVTYNIPFHMITAPLTSDKYELLVNKDLSAAAQIFESYKYFTQGEIHSLAWDQVGLTLAWKTRRIKGQVVDIALADLNNDGDKQLVVLINTFAGIGYGNRKTVVLAYDLNM comes from the coding sequence ATGGCAAAACGACACACTTTTACTGCCTTAACCGTTTTTATGGCGGTTCTGATCATGGCTGCTTCAGCCATGGCTCAAGGTACACGAAGTTTTGCGGTTCTCCCGTTCAAGTATAACGGTCCACAAAAATATTCCTATTATTCAAAAGCCTTTCAATCGAGCCTGAACAGCAAGCTGGAATGGATAGGCCATGTGGAACAGTCCCATCAAAACCTGTCCGAGGTCACCTTCCCTGCCAACAAGGCCGACGCCCTCAATTCCCTCAGGGCGTTGAATCTGGACCACCTTGTGTACGGCGACATCGCCATCCTCAACAGAAAAGCGCATCTGAAACTGGAAGTGACTTCAAAGGACGGCAACTCCTGGCTTCAGAAAGGGGAGATGGATATCGATGAAATCGTACCCTGGCTGGATGAACAGAGCAGGATCATTCAGGGAGACATCTTTAATCGCCCCGGATATGGCACTCAGGTAGAGACCAAGAAAGCGGAAGCGGTCGCTCAACAAGGTCCCACAGCGTCCCCGTTCATTCAGGGAGGCAATGATGCCACTGCCGCAGCAACACTCAATCCCCAGTTCAGGTATGAGGGCGGTACAAGCTCTACCGGACGGTGGAGAAGTCAGAGCCTTCGCTACTCTTCCTACAGCATGGCCATTGCCGATGGCGATGCCGATGGACAAAACGAAGTCTTCATCCTTCAGAAATCCGCCATCTCGGCCTATCGCTTTAAAGAGGGACAGCTGCAGCACCTGACCACCTTCGAACTCCCGGCCAACACCAGCAACATGCGCCTGGAAATAGCCGACCTGAACAGGGATGGGCTCCCCGAGTTCGTCATCGGTGCGTACCAGATTGAAAAGCAGGAAGCCATCAAGGCCCCTCGCGGCCAAGCCCGTTCCAGCATTCTTTCCTTTGACGGGGGCAAATTCAAATACATCGTCAAGAAGTACAATAAATTCCTCGGTGTTCTGCGGATCCCTCCGACCTATATGCCCATACTCGTGGCCCAGAAAAAGGGCACACGCCATCTCTTTGATCAAAGAATGTATGAAGCCTTCATCAAGGGCGACACCGTTGAACTCGGACAAAAGATACACACCCCGCCCTTTGGCAACGTGTATAACATGATCTACATGCCTCAGGAGCTGGGCTACAACTATGTTGTCATCAACGATTCACACAAGCTCGTGACGTACAACCAGACCATGGAAAGGCTGAACGAGACCGATGCGACATACAACAGCTCGGGCACGGCCATTGTCATAGCCGACCTCATGCCCGGCATGGGTGGTGGGGTGACGGAAGAACGCAAAGTCACCTACAATATCCCCTTCCACATGATTACAGCCCCCCTGACCTCGGATAAATACGAACTGCTGGTCAACAAGGACTTGTCTGCCGCGGCTCAGATATTCGAAAGCTACAAGTACTTCACCCAGGGAGAGATTCACTCTCTGGCATGGGACCAGGTCGGCTTGACCCTGGCCTGGAAGACCCGTCGCATCAAGGGACAGGTGGTCGATATTGCCCTGGCCGACCTGAATAATGACGGTGATAAGCAGCTCGTCGTGCTGATCAACACCTTTGCGGGTATCGGCTACGGCAACCGCAAGACCGTGGTTCTGGCATACGATCTCAATATGTAA